One part of the Vicia villosa cultivar HV-30 ecotype Madison, WI linkage group LG6, Vvil1.0, whole genome shotgun sequence genome encodes these proteins:
- the LOC131615003 gene encoding uncharacterized protein LOC131615003, with product MSNLKHQFKILSITGDNFIMWNNNLIEYLTCEGLNKILEGDNTGKSTDDPDEMEKRKSKVNRIIKHHLDDGLQTEYSNAKDPKILWDKIKARFGHQKKVLLPSLMDQWNKLRFQDYKSVIAYNSAMHQIIAQLEFCGTIITEKEKLEKNFSTFHASQVLLQQQYRMREFTEYSDLVAALLVAEQNNELLIKNHQSGPTGTITYPEINVTTFNRGRGGFNRLKKRGGHARFDGNNGRTRFDGHS from the coding sequence ATGTCAAATCTTAAGCATCAATTCAAAATTCTAAGCATAACCGGAGACAACTTCATAATGTGGAACAACAATCTAATTGAGTACCTTACATGTGAGGGCCTTAACAAAATACTTGAAGGAGACAATACTGGAAAATCAACAGACGACCCAGATGAGATGGAAAAGAGAAAATCAAAAGTGAATAGAATAATCAAGCACCATCTTGATGATGGACTGCAAACAGAATATTCAAATGCTAAAGATCCCAAGATTTTGTGGGACAAAATTAAAGCAAGATTTGGACATCAGAAAAAAGTCTTGTTACCCTCATTAATGGATCAGTGGAACAAGTTAAGATTCCAAGACTACAAAAGTGTCATTGCATATAATTCTGCTATGCACCAGATTATAGCACAACTGGAATTTTGTGGCACAATTATAACTGAAAAGGAAAAGTTAGAAAAAAATTTTTCAACTTTTCATGCATCCCAGGTATTGTTGCAACAACAATACAGAATGAGGGAATTTACTGAATATTCTGATTTAGTTGCAGCCCTTCTAGTGGCAGAGCAAAACAacgaacttcttataaaaaaccaCCAGTCAGGACCCACAGGAACAATAACATATCCTGAAATTAATGTCACAACATTTAATCGTGGACGTGGTGGTTTTAATCGTCTCAAGAAACGTGGTGGTCATGCTCGTTTTGATGGTAATAATGGTCGTACTCGTTTTGATGGTCATAGTTGA